From one Populus alba chromosome 17, ASM523922v2, whole genome shotgun sequence genomic stretch:
- the LOC118032439 gene encoding putative disease resistance RPP13-like protein 1, translating into MALELIGGSILSPVIQVLVDRLASREVLGFFKSHKLDGGLLEKLNETLNTVNGLLDDAEEKQITNRAVKNWLNDVKHAVYEAEDISEEIDYEYLRSKDIDTPRPGSSWARNLVPFLNPANRRMKEMGAELQKILEKLERLLKLKGDLRHIEGTGGWRPLSEKTTPLVNEPDVYGRDSDKEAIMECLLTQHKTDDSNLVVVPIVGMGGVGKTTLAQLIYKDRRVDECFELKAWVWASQQFDVTRIIKDILDKIDATTCRTKEPDESLMEAVKGKKLLLVLDDAWNIEYNEWDKLLLPLRYVEHGSKIVVTTRDQDVAKVTQTVITPHCLKGIRYEDCWKLFARDAFSGVNSGAVSHLEAFGREIVRKCKGLPLAAKTLGGLLHSVEDVTQWEKISNSSLWGPSNENIPPALTLSYYYLPSHLKRCFAYCAVFPKGSKIKKHRLITEWMAQGFLVQPRGVEEMEEIGEKYFDDLVSRSLFQRSTRDSFFSMHDLVSDLAEYAKLGSGLEGQHLRALFLTRKVDNEALNDILPNLKSLRTLSLFNSKHISSQLLNSIGNLKHLRYLDLSRTAIERLPDSVCTLYYLQSLLLRKCRHLMELPSNISNLVNLQHLDIEGTNLEEMPPKMEKLTKLRYLEYYIVGKDSGSSMKVLGKLSHLRKKLSIGNLRDVANAQDALDADLKGKKKIEELGLKWDGNTDDTRHEREVLERLEPSENVKQLFITGYGGTTFPGWLGNSSFSNMVVLFLYGCKNCILLPPLGQLPSLEELQIKGLDEVVAVGPEFYGSDSSMENPFKSLKILKFEGMKKWQEWKTDVVFPHLAKLFIRGCPELTHAMPPRRRLLPSLLILSIKECPQLGDRYWKRVKKF; encoded by the exons ATGGCTCTGGAGTTGATCGGCGGATCAATTCTCTCTCCTGTCATTCAGGTTCTGGTCGACAGGTTGGCCTCTCGTGAGGTTCTGGGCTTCTTCAAAAGCCACAAACTCGATGGTGGTCTTCTGGAAAAGCTGAATGAAACACTGAATACTGTCAACGGACTACTCGACGATGCGGAGGAGAAGCAGATTACAAATCGTGCTGTGAAGAACTGGCTCAATGATGTTAAACATGCTGTCTATGAAGCTGAGGACATATCGGAGGAGATTGATTATGAATATCTACGATCCAAGGACATTGATACCCCTCGACCTGGCAGCAGTTGG GCAAGGAATCTGGTTCCATTTCTAAATCCAGCTAATAGAAGGATGAAAGAGATGGGAGCAGAGTTACAAAAGATCCTTGAGAAGCTTGAACGTTTACTTAAACTAAAGGGTGATCTGCGCCACATAGAAGGTACTGGTGGATGGAGACCATTGTCAGAGAAAACAACTCCACTGGTTAATGAACCTGATGTATATGGAAGGGACTCTGATAAGGAAGCCATAATGGAGTGCTTGTTGACACAACACAAGACAGATGACTCAAATTTAGTTGTGGTTCCTATTGTGGGCATGGGAGGGGTTGGTAAAACCACTCTTGCTCAGCTTATCTACAAAGACAGAAGGGTAGATGAGTGCTTCGAGCTCAAAGCCTGGGTCTGGGCTTCACAACAATTTGACGTCACCAGGATTATTAAGGATATTCTTGATAAGATCGACGCAACTACTTGCCGCACCAAAGAACCAGATGAATCTCTAATGGAAGCAGTGAAAGGGAAAAAACTTCTTCTTGTTCTAGATGATGCGTGGAACATTGAGTACAATGAATGGGATAAATTACTGCTGCCTTTGCGGTATGTGGAGCACGGAAGTAAGATTGTCGTGACAACACGGGATCAAGATGTAGCAAAAGTCACGCAAACTGTCATCACCCCTCACTGCTTGAAAGGAATACGCTATGAAGATTGCTGGAAGTTGTTTGCAAGGGATGCATTTAGTGGTGTAAATTCTGGAGCAGTCTCACACTTGGAAGCATTTGGCAGAGAAATAGTGAGAAAGTGCAAAGGTTTACCGCTGGCAGCAAAAACTCTTGGTGGTCTTTTGCACTCCGTAGAAGATGTCACGCAATGGGAGAAGATATCCAATAGCAGTTTGTGGGGTCCGTCGAATGAAAACATCCCTCCAGCTCTAACATTGAGCTATTATTATCTCCCTTCACACCTCAAACGTTGTTTTGCTTATTGTGCAGTATTTCCCAAGGGTTCTAAAATCAAGAAGCATAGATTAATCACTGAATGGATGGCACAAGGTTTTTTAGTCCAGCCCAGAGGCGTTGAGGAGATGGAAGAAAtaggtgaaaaatactttgatgatCTTGTCTCCAGGTCACTTTTCCAGCGATCAACTCGTGATTCTTTTTTCAGCATGCATGACCTCGTAAGTGATTTAGCTGAATACGCTAAATTGGGCTCTGGGTTGGAGGGTCAACATTTGCGCGCCTTGTTTCTTACTAGGAAAGTTGATAATGAGGCACTGAATGACATCTTGCCAAATCTTAAGAGCTTGCGAACGCtatctttatttaattcaaaacatatttcTTCTCAGTTGCTCAATTCCATTGGCAACTTAAAACATTTGCGGTACTTGGACCTTTCTCGTACCGCCATAGAAAGGTTACCTGATAGTGTGTGCACCTTGTACTATTTGCAAAGTTTATTGTTACGAAAGTGTCGACATCTCATGGAGTTGCCATCCAACATCTCCAACTTGGTCAACTTACAACATCTTGATATTGAAGGGACAAATTTGGAAGAGATGCCACCAAAAATGGAGAAACTCACAAAGCTTCGATATTTGGAATACTACATCGTGGGAAAAGATAGTGGGTCTAGCATGAAAGTGTTGGGGAAGCTCTCTCATTTAAGGAAAAAGCTTTCTATTGGGAATCTCAGAGATGTTGCAAATGCTCAAGATGCTTTGGATGCCGATTTGAAGGgtaagaagaagattgaggaGTTGGGGTTGAAGTGGGATGGCAATACGGATGACACACGGCACGAGAGAGAAGTACTTGAGAGATTGGAGCCTTCTGAAAATGTGAAACAGCTTTTCATTACTGGTTACGGGGGTACAACGTTCCCAGGCTGGCTCGGAAACTCTTCCTTCTCAAATATGGTAGTGTTGTTTCTTTATGGATGCAAGAACTGCATCCTCTTGCCACCACTGGGGCAGCTGCCATCTCTAGAAGAGCTCCAAATTAAAGGACTTGATGAAGTTGTGGCTGTTGGTCCTGAGTTCTATGGAAGTGACTCTTCGATGGAGAATCCATTTAAATCcctcaaaatattaaagttcGAGGGGATGAAAAAATGGCAGGAATGGAAAACAGATGTAGTTTTCCCTCATCTTGCAAAGCTCTTCATAAGAGGTTGTCCTGAGTTAACACATGCCATGCCTCCTCGTCGTCGTCTCCTTCCTTCTTTATTGATTCTTTCTATTAAAGAATGCCCGCAGCTTGGGGACAGATATTGGAAACgtgtaaaaaaattttga
- the LOC140954825 gene encoding uncharacterized protein yields the protein MAVGSSSSSLLSSSSLPQQPPLLPTPPNSAYYAMTNHSRNRGRSRGNWRSNTNRFQAPNRGHSAADWRQNQWQNRRTSAADFRPNQGQWSGHVRCQLCSTPGHSALQCYQFRSSTQQPSAHLAVANDSAATTWFPDTGANQHVTPDLATLTDSAPYLGNDFLHVGDGSRHQGSSSFRSES from the exons atggctgtcggttcatcctcttcatcactgctgtcttcttcttctctgccgcagcagccaccattgctgccaacacctccgaattctgcttattatgccatgactaatcacagccgaaacaggggacgttctagaggtaattggcgctcaaacaccaacCGATTTCAGGCCCCAAATAGAGGTCACTCCGCTGCAGATTGGAGGCAAAATCAGTGGCAGAACAGGCGCAcctctgctgcagattttcggccaaatcaggggcagtggtctggacatgtccgctgccaattatgttccactcctggccattcagctcttcaatgctatcagtttcgcagcagcacacagcagccctctgctcaccttgctgttgcgaatgattctgctgcaacgacttggtttcccgacaccggcgcgaatcaacatgtgacgcctgatcttgcaactctaactgattctgctccttatcttggtaatgatttcttgcatgttggtgatg gatctcgtcaccaaggaagttcttctttccggtcggagtcatga